In Pleomorphomonas sp. T1.2MG-36, a single window of DNA contains:
- the fliQ gene encoding flagellar biosynthesis protein FliQ, whose product MGGAEVLDLARTAIWVTIKIAAPVMLAGLAVGFVVSLFQALTQIQEQTLAFIPKILSIFIVLMLTLPFMADSLNSFMATISEWIIRG is encoded by the coding sequence ATGGGTGGCGCTGAGGTTCTGGACCTGGCCCGGACCGCCATCTGGGTGACCATCAAGATCGCGGCGCCGGTGATGTTGGCCGGCCTCGCGGTCGGTTTCGTCGTGTCGCTGTTCCAGGCCCTGACGCAGATCCAGGAACAGACGCTGGCCTTCATTCCGAAGATTCTGTCCATCTTCATCGTGCTGATGCTGACGCTGCCCTTCATGGCGGATTCGCTCAACAGCTTCATGGCGACGATCAGCGAGTGGATCATCCGGGGATGA
- the flhB gene encoding flagellar biosynthesis protein FlhB, giving the protein MAGSDDDSDKTEEPTQRKLEQAHEQGDVIKSTEVGTFFGLVAVTAVIGLTGTAMTGALLSPLRGLIEHAAEIAVDGGGLRRLYLAIVGGFLLALAFPLVLMALGGIIGNLAQHRMVVSWKSLEPRLDKVSPLGGLKRMFSPESLANFVKGLLKVAVLGTVMTMVLWPERDRLDALVTIDIARTLSVAKSLALRMLGFMLALMFLIAAADYFWSRYRYMHRQRMSLQEVKDEHKQTEGDPHIKGRIRSLRMQRARQRMMQKVPDATVVVTNPTHYAVALKYDDTTPAPICVAKGVDEVALRIREMAKTAEVPIVENPPLARALYASVDLDEAIPEQHYKAVAQVVGYVLNLKKKPSWRS; this is encoded by the coding sequence ATGGCCGGTTCGGACGACGACAGCGACAAAACAGAAGAACCAACACAACGAAAACTCGAGCAGGCGCACGAGCAGGGCGACGTCATCAAGAGCACGGAGGTGGGCACGTTCTTCGGGCTCGTCGCCGTGACCGCCGTCATCGGGCTCACCGGAACCGCGATGACCGGCGCGCTGCTGTCGCCCTTGCGCGGGCTGATCGAGCATGCCGCCGAGATTGCGGTCGACGGCGGCGGTCTCCGCCGGCTCTATCTTGCGATCGTCGGCGGCTTTCTGCTGGCACTGGCCTTTCCGCTGGTGCTGATGGCGCTCGGCGGCATCATCGGCAATCTCGCCCAGCATCGCATGGTCGTCTCGTGGAAATCGCTGGAGCCACGGCTCGACAAGGTGTCGCCGCTCGGCGGTCTGAAACGGATGTTCTCGCCGGAGAGTCTCGCCAACTTCGTCAAGGGCCTTCTTAAGGTGGCGGTGCTCGGCACGGTGATGACCATGGTGCTGTGGCCGGAGCGCGATCGGCTCGACGCGCTCGTTACCATCGACATCGCCCGCACGCTGTCGGTGGCGAAATCGCTGGCGCTCCGCATGCTCGGCTTCATGCTGGCGCTGATGTTCCTGATCGCCGCCGCCGACTATTTCTGGTCGCGCTACCGCTACATGCATCGCCAGCGCATGTCGTTGCAGGAGGTCAAGGACGAGCACAAGCAGACCGAAGGCGATCCGCACATCAAGGGTCGCATCCGCTCGTTGCGCATGCAGCGGGCGCGGCAGCGCATGATGCAGAAGGTGCCGGACGCGACGGTGGTCGTCACCAACCCGACGCACTATGCCGTGGCGCTCAAGTATGACGACACGACACCGGCGCCGATCTGCGTCGCCAAGGGCGTCGACGAGGTGGCGCTGCGCATCCGCGAGATGGCGAAGACGGCCGAGGTGCCGATCGTCGAGAACCCGCCGCTCGCCCGCGCGCTCTACGCCAGCGTCGACCTCGACGAGGCCATCCCCGAGCAGCATTACAAGGCCGTGGCGCAGGTGGTGGGTTACGTGCTGAATCTCAAGAAGAAGCCGAGTTGGCGGTCCTGA
- a CDS encoding flagellar hook-basal body complex protein FliE: protein MALTTTALSASNVYGAMSRLANRGQAGQASDAVAGAAGVTSPDFGSMLRDQVRDVVDQGNASEAKQASYMAGKGNIIDVVTAVSEAEVALDTMVSVRDKVISAYEEIMRMAI, encoded by the coding sequence ATGGCGCTCACCACCACCGCGCTCAGTGCCAGCAATGTGTATGGCGCCATGTCGAGGCTGGCGAATCGCGGTCAGGCGGGGCAGGCTAGCGACGCGGTTGCCGGGGCGGCCGGGGTGACCTCGCCCGATTTCGGGAGCATGCTGCGCGATCAGGTGCGCGACGTGGTCGATCAGGGCAACGCCTCGGAAGCCAAGCAGGCGAGCTACATGGCCGGCAAGGGCAACATCATCGATGTCGTCACGGCCGTGTCGGAAGCGGAGGTGGCGCTCGATACCATGGTGTCGGTGCGCGACAAGGTGATCTCGGCCTACGAGGAAATCATGCGCATGGCGATCTGA
- the fliR gene encoding flagellar biosynthetic protein FliR — protein sequence MIIRILPDVTVLFLLLFARIGALCMLMPGIGEPTISSRARLTFALLLTAVFYPILSNRLPAGLANDMNRLIFALIAEVIIGVAIGLTARLLMSVIQTAGTAIASDIGLGFAQSIDPTMGQQGAIISSFLSVTAVTIIFVTDLHHVALAGIAGSYTMFPPGEMVPVGDFKDAAILTIAESFKTALQIAAPFMVFALVYNLGLGVLQKLMPQFQVYFLAMPLTIMIGLAILASLVVTILGLYRSFMETGLMRLVPT from the coding sequence ATGATCATCCGCATCCTCCCAGACGTGACGGTGCTGTTCCTCCTGCTGTTCGCCCGCATCGGCGCGCTGTGCATGCTGATGCCCGGAATCGGCGAACCGACGATCTCCTCGCGTGCCCGTCTCACCTTCGCGCTGCTTCTCACGGCCGTCTTCTACCCGATCCTGTCGAACCGGCTGCCCGCCGGCCTGGCCAACGACATGAACCGGCTGATCTTCGCGCTCATCGCCGAGGTGATCATCGGCGTCGCCATCGGACTGACCGCCCGTCTACTGATGAGCGTGATCCAGACGGCCGGCACCGCCATCGCCTCCGACATCGGCCTCGGCTTTGCCCAGAGCATCGATCCCACCATGGGCCAGCAGGGCGCCATCATCTCGTCCTTCCTGTCGGTGACGGCGGTGACGATCATCTTCGTCACCGACCTTCACCACGTAGCGCTCGCCGGCATCGCCGGCAGCTACACCATGTTTCCGCCCGGCGAGATGGTGCCGGTCGGCGACTTCAAGGATGCCGCCATCCTGACCATCGCCGAGTCCTTCAAGACGGCGTTGCAGATCGCCGCGCCCTTCATGGTGTTTGCGTTGGTCTACAACCTCGGTCTCGGCGTGCTGCAGAAGCTGATGCCGCAGTTCCAGGTCTATTTCCTGGCAATGCCTCTCACCATCATGATCGGCCTTGCCATCCTCGCTTCGCTGGTCGTCACCATCCTCGGCCTCTACCGCTCCTTCATGGAGACCGGTCTGATGCGCCTCGTTCCCACCTGA
- the flgB gene encoding flagellar basal body rod protein FlgB yields MSMTDLPVLQALKGKLRFHETRQKVLAENVANAETPGYRARDIKAPDFFRMAVEGERDEGVSTVLTSPMHIAGPLIDNSTPFRPEKVGGYEVTPDGNAVSLEDQMMKVTGNQMDFQTVTSLYQRSIGLLKTAVGKR; encoded by the coding sequence ATGTCGATGACCGATCTGCCGGTCTTGCAGGCCCTGAAAGGGAAACTGCGTTTCCACGAGACGCGGCAGAAGGTGCTTGCGGAGAACGTGGCCAACGCCGAAACGCCGGGCTACAGGGCGCGCGACATCAAGGCTCCCGACTTCTTCCGCATGGCGGTGGAAGGCGAGCGGGACGAAGGCGTGTCCACCGTGCTGACCAGCCCGATGCACATCGCAGGGCCCCTGATCGACAACAGCACGCCGTTCCGGCCCGAAAAGGTCGGCGGCTACGAGGTGACGCCGGACGGAAACGCCGTGTCGCTCGAAGACCAGATGATGAAGGTCACCGGCAACCAGATGGACTTCCAGACGGTGACGTCGCTCTACCAGCGCAGCATCGGCCTGCTGAAGACCGCCGTCGGCAAGAGATGA
- the flgC gene encoding flagellar basal body rod protein FlgC codes for MDFLKTLMISSAGLKVQTGRMRIIAENVANADSVASTPGGDPYRRQIPTVTSKFDKELGAEMVRLGKVVPDRSDFELKYEPNSPAADTSGNVKYPNVSPLIEMVDMQSAQRTYEANLNVVSSTRAMLQKTIDILRG; via the coding sequence ATGGACTTCCTGAAAACGCTGATGATCTCCTCCGCCGGCCTCAAGGTTCAGACCGGCCGGATGCGCATCATCGCCGAGAACGTCGCCAACGCCGATTCGGTCGCATCGACCCCCGGCGGCGATCCCTACCGGCGCCAGATCCCTACGGTGACCTCGAAGTTTGACAAGGAACTCGGCGCCGAGATGGTGCGCCTCGGCAAGGTGGTTCCCGACCGCTCGGACTTCGAGCTGAAATACGAGCCGAACAGCCCGGCCGCCGACACCAGCGGCAACGTCAAGTATCCCAACGTGTCGCCGCTCATCGAGATGGTCGACATGCAGAGCGCCCAGCGCACCTACGAGGCCAACCTCAACGTGGTTTCGTCGACGCGCGCCATGCTCCAGAAGACCATCGACATCCTGCGCGGCTGA